Proteins co-encoded in one Zerene cesonia ecotype Mississippi chromosome 3, Zerene_cesonia_1.1, whole genome shotgun sequence genomic window:
- the LOC119838925 gene encoding tRNA (guanine(10)-N2)-methyltransferase homolog: MARRYLMWFAHEHLDFRHSEMYSILSLLNLKIKFIEKPSIDKPYWIVELPSESCVKKIASRSVLLKNCIELWSRAKSETSLHENLKSAVKNISGEWIVPSTNDDASDIHICPSELIEACSRKDKSFKIDVETFCKHFTMKEKVDKIEHFSYLPLEGPVKLKNPDITLSYIEFYGVDPNNVPEQPCDLFFGRWVADGQRDLIQVHSLKKRQFIGNTSMDAQLSIIMANQAQVALGDVVLDPFVGSGSLLVAAAHFGGYVWGSDIDFMMLHARTRPTRVGQKVRHKEESIKGNMNQYGIQSRYLDVVVSDFSLPMWRDDLKFDAILTDPPYGVREPTEKIGIERDNYSLLEEHLDNHIPSKVEYGLPHIYSDLLNFAAKHLRIGRRLVCWYPLVRDEYREDHLPSHPCLELVGNSQQVLSKLTARRLLTYQKISDEIPNMPHDPNAGAHNFRDKYFAVGEISRREKKERRAEEIANSALYIKAKQEKSSNN, translated from the exons atggcTCGGCGATATTTGATGTGGTTTGCTCACGAACATTTAGATTTTCGTCATTCT GAAATGTACAGTATTCTGTccttattgaatttaaaaataaagttcattGAAAAACCTTCGATAGATAAACCTTATTGGATTGTAGAGCTACCATCGGAGTcttgtgtaaaaaaaattgcgtcAAGGTCAGTTTTGTTAAAGAATTGCATAGAATTATGGTCAAGAGCTAAAAGTGAAACGAGCCTACACGAAAACCTTAAAAGTGCTGTGAAGAATATATCAGGAGAATGGATAGTACCATCAACAAATGATGATGCCAGTGACATACATATTTGTCCCAGTGAACTTATAGAAGCTTGTAGTCGGAAAGATAAATCTTTCAAGATAGATGTGGAAACATTTTGTAAGCATTTTACTATGAAAGAAAAAGTTGATAAGATAGAG cattTCAGTTATTTACCACTAGAGGGGCCAGTGAAACTTAAAAATCCTGACATCACACTTTCATATATTGAGTTCTATGGAGTTGACCCAAATAATGTTCCAGAACAACCATGTGACTTATTTTTTGGCCGATGG GTAGCAGATGGTCAAAGAGATCTCATACAAGTGCACTCATTGAAGAAGAGACAGTTCATTGGAAATACTAGTATGGATGCTCAGCTATCAATCATCATGGCAAACCAGGCCCAAGTGGCTCTGGGTGATGTTGTGTTGGACCCATTTGTTGGCTCTGGTTCTTTATTAGTTGCCGCTGCACACTTTGgag GTTATGTATGGGGCTCAGATATTGACTTCATGATGTTACATGCCAGAACAAGACCGACTAGAGTTGGACAAAAG gTGCGCCACAAAGAAGAAAGTATAAAAGGGAACATGAATCAATATGGTATTCAATCGCGATACTTAGATGTTGTAGTCAGCGACTTTTCTTTACCTATGTGGAGAGATGACCTAAAATTCGATGCTATACTAACTGATC CTCCATATGGTGTCCGAGAGCCCACAGAAAAAATCGGAATAGAAAGAGACAACTATTCGTTGTTAGAAGAGCATTTAGATAATCACATACCTTCCAAGGTCGAATATGGCTTACCCCACATATACAGTGATTTGTTGAATTTCGCTGCGAAACATTTGAGGATTGGCCGGCGGCTGGTATGTTGGTATCCTTTAGTAAG AGACGAGTATCGCGAAGATCATTTACCCTCGCATCCATGTCTAGAACTGGTCGGTAACTCGCAGCAGGTGTTGTCCAAACTGACAGCGAGGAGATTGCTCACCTATCAGAAGATCAGTGACGAAATACCTAACATGCCGCACGATCCTAACGCTGGAGCGCATAATTTCAG AGATAAATACTTCGCTGTCGGCGAAATATCAAGGCGGGAGAAGAAAGAGAGACGTGCGGAAGAAATAGCCAACAGCGCTCTCTATATCAAAGCAAAACAAGAGAAgagttcaaataattaa
- the LOC119837173 gene encoding esterase AAEL000016 translates to MSEENSNSNQSPPINNKEERRKLKILAFHGYRQNGTVFRAKIGSFRKVVSKYAQLVFISAPHKVLVEDGGSDEDARSWWFNAEDNTYSGKCLGGPAIGFEDTLELIEDVVKEYGPFDGFMGFSQGACLVGLLAAMQQKGYLPYKFNFAIFASGFRSGSLVHKGFYDEDINLPSLHVYGESDSIIPKEMSESLINLFVKPIIAEHSGGHYVACSGSIKDAYLDFLHDRYQDIVEKQEQEKKP, encoded by the exons atgtctgaagaaaattcaaattctaACCAATCTccaccaataaataataaagaagagaggagaaaattaaaaatcctcGCTTTTCATGGATACAGACAAAATGGCACTGTTTTTAGAGCAAAAATTGGATCGTTTCGTAAAGTTGTATCAAAATATGCTCAATTGGTTTTCATTTCGGCGCCTCATAAAGTTTTAGTTGAAGATGGAGGTAGTGATGAAG atgcGCGATCATGGTGGTTTAACGCTGAAGATAATACATACAGTGGTAAATGCTTGGGCGGACCAGCTATTGGTTTTGAGGATACATTAGAGTTAATAGAAGATGTGGTCAAGGAGTATGGACCATTTGATGGGTTTATGGGGTTTTCACAAGGCGCCTGCCTTGTTGGATTGTTAGCTGCTATGCAACAAAAAGGAT ATTTGCCATACAAATTTAACTTTGCAATATTTGCATCAGGATTCCGGTCTGGTAGTTTAGTTCACAAGGGTTTCTATGATGAGGACATAAATTTACCATCTTTACATGTTTATGGTGAAAGTGATTCAATTATTCCTAAAG AAATGAGTGAGTCCCTCATAAATCTATTTGTTAAGCCAATAATTGCTGAACATTCGGGGGGGCACTATGTGGCATGCTCTGGCTCTATAAAGGATgcttatttagattttttacatGATAGGTACCAAGATATAGTAGAAAAGCAAGAACAGGAAAAGAAGCCAtag